A portion of the Kiloniellales bacterium genome contains these proteins:
- the tdh gene encoding L-threonine 3-dehydrogenase: MKALVKSRPEEGLWLEEVERPRVGHNDLLVRVRKTAICGTDVHIYNWDEWSRETIPVPMTVGHEFCGVVEQVGSEVAGFKPGDRVSGEGHITCGQCRNCRAGRRHLCAHTQGVGVNRPGAFAEYLVIPAMNAYHLPDSISDEVAAILDPLGNATHTALSFDLVGEDVLVTGAGPIGIMAVAIARHVGARHVVVTDVNDYRLGLASRMGATRALNVTRETVKDAMEDLGMLEGFDVGLEMSGNPTAFRDMLDVMIHGGHVAMLGIPPGDSTIDWHQVIFKSLTLKGIYGREIFETWYKMTSMLQSGLDVQPLLTHAFPFEEFQEGFDVMRSGQSGKVVLDWQ; encoded by the coding sequence ATGAAGGCGCTGGTCAAGAGCAGGCCCGAGGAAGGCCTCTGGCTGGAGGAGGTGGAGCGTCCGCGCGTCGGCCACAACGACCTCCTGGTGCGCGTGCGCAAGACGGCGATCTGCGGTACCGACGTTCACATCTACAACTGGGACGAATGGTCGCGCGAGACCATCCCCGTGCCGATGACCGTCGGCCACGAGTTCTGCGGGGTGGTCGAGCAGGTCGGCAGCGAGGTGGCCGGCTTCAAGCCGGGCGACCGGGTATCGGGCGAGGGCCACATCACCTGCGGCCAATGCCGCAACTGCCGCGCCGGGCGGCGACATCTCTGCGCCCACACCCAAGGTGTCGGGGTCAACCGTCCGGGCGCCTTTGCCGAGTACCTGGTGATTCCGGCGATGAACGCCTACCACCTGCCCGATTCGATCAGCGATGAGGTCGCGGCCATTCTCGACCCTCTGGGCAACGCGACCCATACGGCGCTCTCCTTCGATCTGGTCGGCGAGGACGTTCTGGTCACCGGTGCCGGGCCGATCGGCATCATGGCGGTGGCCATCGCGCGCCACGTCGGCGCGCGCCACGTGGTGGTGACCGACGTCAACGACTACCGCCTCGGCCTGGCCAGCAGGATGGGGGCGACCCGCGCGCTCAACGTCACCCGAGAGACGGTCAAGGATGCGATGGAAGACCTGGGCATGCTGGAAGGCTTCGACGTCGGCCTCGAGATGTCCGGCAACCCGACCGCCTTCCGCGACATGCTCGACGTCATGATCCACGGCGGGCACGTCGCCATGCTCGGGATCCCGCCGGGCGACTCGACGATCGACTGGCATCAGGTGATCTTCAAGAGCCTGACCTTGAAGGGCATCTACGGCCGGGAGATCTTCGAGACCTGGTACAAGATGACCTCGATGCTGCAGAGCGGCCTTGACGTGCAGCCGCTGCTGACCCACGCCTTCCCCTTCGAGGAATTCCAGGAAGGCTTCGACGTCATGCGCTCGGGGCAGAGCGGAAAAGTGGTGTTGGATTGGCAGTGA
- a CDS encoding glycine C-acetyltransferase, which yields MDRSFLDHLRSETAALAEAGLYKAERSIATPQAAAIEADGREVINFCANNYLGLSSHPVVVEAAREALTRLGYGMSSVRFICGTQTVHKELEARLSAFLGTEDTILYSSCFDANTGLFETLLDERDAVISDALNHASIIDGIRLCKARRLRYANNDMKELEAKLSEAADCRFRLIATDGVFSMDGTIANLPAICELAERHRALVMVDDSHAVGFMGAGGRGTPEHFGVADQVDIVTGTLGKALGGASGGYTSGRNEVIAWLRQRSRPYLFSNALMPAIAAASISVLDLLETGGDLRERLFANGRRFRAGLEALGFSLVPGEHPIIPVMLGDAKLAQDMAARLLDEGIYVIGFSFPVVPRGQARIRTQMSAAHEESHIDQALAAFAKVGRDLGVIS from the coding sequence ATGGATCGGAGCTTTCTCGACCACCTGCGAAGCGAGACGGCGGCTCTGGCGGAGGCCGGGCTTTACAAGGCCGAGCGCAGCATCGCCACGCCCCAGGCCGCCGCGATCGAAGCGGACGGCCGGGAAGTCATCAACTTTTGCGCCAACAATTATCTCGGGCTCTCCAGCCATCCCGTGGTGGTTGAGGCGGCCCGGGAGGCCCTGACCCGACTCGGCTACGGCATGTCATCGGTGCGTTTCATCTGCGGCACCCAGACGGTTCACAAGGAGCTGGAGGCCCGCCTCTCGGCCTTCCTCGGCACCGAGGATACGATCCTCTACTCGTCCTGCTTCGACGCCAACACCGGCCTGTTCGAGACTTTGCTGGACGAGCGCGACGCGGTGATCAGCGATGCGCTGAACCACGCCAGCATCATCGACGGCATTCGCCTCTGCAAGGCGCGCCGCCTGCGCTACGCCAACAACGACATGAAGGAGCTGGAGGCCAAGCTGTCGGAGGCCGCGGACTGCCGCTTCCGGCTGATCGCGACCGACGGCGTGTTCTCCATGGACGGCACGATCGCCAACCTGCCGGCCATCTGTGAGCTGGCCGAGCGGCACCGGGCCCTGGTGATGGTCGACGATTCCCACGCGGTCGGCTTCATGGGGGCCGGGGGCCGCGGCACGCCGGAACACTTCGGCGTCGCCGACCAGGTCGACATCGTGACCGGGACCCTGGGCAAGGCGCTCGGCGGCGCGTCGGGCGGCTACACCTCGGGCCGCAACGAGGTGATCGCGTGGCTACGCCAGCGCTCGCGGCCCTATCTCTTCTCCAACGCGTTGATGCCGGCGATCGCCGCCGCCTCGATCAGCGTGCTCGACCTGCTGGAGACCGGCGGAGACCTGCGCGAGCGGCTGTTCGCCAACGGGCGGCGCTTTCGCGCCGGCCTGGAGGCCCTGGGCTTCAGCCTGGTGCCCGGCGAGCATCCCATCATTCCGGTCATGCTGGGCGACGCCAAGCTGGCCCAGGACATGGCGGCGCGCCTGCTGGACGAGGGGATCTACGTGATCGGCTTCTCCTTCCCGGTGGTGCCGCGCGGCCAGGCGCGGATCCGCACCCAGATGTCCGCGGCCCACGAGGAGTCCCATATCGACCAGGCGCTCGCGGCCTTCGCCAAGGTCGGCCGCGACCTGGGCGTCATTTCCTGA
- a CDS encoding DUF3108 domain-containing protein yields MQPFKPLAAILPAVMAALLLSAPARAENPKGLVLSYEMWQGGFQPFKIEVQFNNTTSNYRAAFVAETSGVVGWAYPYRVQARSQGRNGGDRLWPASFQSAMRKPGDQRSRWITYRDGMPEPRFDPPRNGTSNDEPTGDQIDGTMDPVSGLVSIIDRVSKSGRCAGTAPVYDGKKLYLLHASDHGTRRLEPTEFGVFAGEAMVCRVQVQRVAGFRKKKKRFGLQYMPKNLDILMAPVVPGYGPVPVRMEGESDLGGIVIHLVSVGRETEAWEAMAPRDGKKDRSNPDREGRPEHR; encoded by the coding sequence TTGCAGCCATTCAAACCACTTGCCGCCATTCTCCCTGCCGTCATGGCCGCACTTCTGCTGAGCGCGCCGGCGAGGGCCGAGAACCCCAAGGGTCTCGTGCTGTCCTACGAGATGTGGCAGGGCGGCTTTCAGCCCTTTAAAATTGAAGTTCAATTCAACAACACTACCTCAAATTACAGAGCCGCCTTCGTGGCCGAGACCAGCGGCGTCGTCGGCTGGGCCTATCCCTACCGGGTCCAGGCCCGGAGCCAGGGCCGCAATGGCGGCGACCGGCTCTGGCCGGCCAGCTTCCAGAGCGCCATGCGCAAGCCGGGAGATCAACGGTCCCGCTGGATCACCTACCGCGACGGCATGCCCGAGCCCCGCTTCGACCCGCCGCGCAACGGCACGTCCAACGACGAGCCGACTGGAGACCAGATCGACGGTACGATGGACCCGGTCAGCGGACTCGTGTCGATCATCGACCGGGTCAGCAAGTCCGGCCGCTGCGCCGGCACGGCGCCGGTCTACGACGGCAAGAAGCTCTACCTGCTGCACGCGAGCGACCATGGCACGCGGCGCCTGGAGCCGACCGAGTTCGGCGTCTTCGCCGGCGAGGCGATGGTGTGCCGGGTGCAGGTCCAGAGGGTCGCCGGGTTCCGCAAGAAGAAGAAGCGTTTCGGCCTGCAGTACATGCCCAAGAACCTGGACATCCTGATGGCGCCGGTAGTCCCGGGCTACGGCCCGGTGCCGGTGCGCATGGAGGGCGAGAGCGACCTGGGAGGCATCGTCATTCACCTGGTCTCCGTCGGGCGGGAAACCGAAGCCTGGGAGGCCATGGCGCCGAGAGACGGCAAGAAGGACCGATCGAACCCGGATCGCGAGGGCCGCCCGGAACACCGCTGA